A segment of the Gossypium hirsutum isolate 1008001.06 chromosome D10, Gossypium_hirsutum_v2.1, whole genome shotgun sequence genome:
aagtgtaattttactatatattaatttataatttctttatttataaggggattgaattggaaaattttcattttgatacACCAAAGtgtagttttattatttattaatttatagtttCTCTGTTTATAAAAGAActcaatgaaaaaaataaaaattggaggcCAAAACCCTTCTTGCCCCTTTAGATTTGCCTCTAGTCATGGGCAGAGGGAAAGGGGCAGGATGTGACCTTAACtcactaaaatagaaaattttctatataatccttttaattcttaaaaaatcaCAAGTTAGTATAgcaataaaattacattttgatcctCTCACTATTTTTTATTCACATAAAACAATTTTCTAGCTTTGCCCTTAACCATCGTGAAATCAATTGGAAAGCATTATCCAAtggggtaaaagtatcatggaagccCTTGTACtaagagttaaattgtattttgcctcctctacttaaaaaatggacaaattagtttTTGTACATTGGATCAAAGAGTGAACTAGtcattttggtaaaattttcatccatttctcTTGTTAAAAATTACTCATTATATGTTAGAATGAGGTATATGTGGCACACCACATGAATTATCTGATTATTCTATCAACAAtgtcagtttttaacagtaaaaatgaataaaaattttaacaaaaatgatcaGTTTACTCATTGATATAACGTACAAtaactaatttgtccattttttagtAAAAGCAGACTAAATGCTATTTGCTCTTAATACAATTaccttcatggtacttttaccatcgCCCAATTTAGGGGTGAGCGAAATTCAATCCGActcgaaaaaattttaaaaaaaactcaaatttcgaattattcgaataGAATTCATCAAGTTAATCGAACCAACTCgaatttttatttcgattttcaagttgaatttttaaattcgaataacttgaataaaCCAAATACCAACCTCTTTTATTTCCCTTCTCCTGCCCCTCAAACCCTTTTACTttctccaaaaaaaaatttacttcctcccaaaccttaaaaaaaaattctttttattttttccctaaaacttttactttccctcaaacatTTCACTCCCcccaaaaaaaacatttttttccttaaatttatattattgaattaaatttcacattttgtactatttatattattgaattgtttaatcatgcTCAACTTTatcaatttatgttaaaattgaattattgatgatgtcgtaaaatattcgtgttaaaattttctattgatatcaatttcacattttatctttaaaataaattttattaaaaaatcacattttttatatttaatatattttttaatttcaaaatacattgTGACAAGAATCAGAATATAATTGAAACAATTAAGTAAGCAAAGAAACTAACtcgtatataaaatattaataaataaattatgagggtatgaaaattaataaaaaaattgataacatGGGTAAATTTGATTACTGTAAATGATAGTGGCTACAAGTACCCaaactcatttttttaatttaactagaacaaatatattcaattcTATTCGAATTACATCTCACTCAATTcgaaaatatttcaaattaatttaagaagataaaataatatttatcaactcgattaactcaaaaaaaattcatttaattcgaTCGAATGCTAACTAGGAGTAATACAACCCATTAGGgactccaaaataaataaattaggagAAACCCAAAACGGAAGAAAATCtaatagcccagtccaatatcaCAAGGGACCGTTTCAAGCCCTCCCCCGCGCCCCCCCCCCTACACGCTTGGCATTCCTTTTTGCTACACCACAGCAACAGCAAACCAATTTTTCCTTTCCACTCAATACTCACCAACAAATCACTATTCTCCGCCTTTCAACAACTCCCATGATTCCCGCCATGGATCTTCATCTCCTCCGGTCTCCTCCCGGAGTCCGATTCTTCCGCCGCCACCCTTCCCCTGCACCTCTCCGAAGACGTTTCTTCACAGTTAGGTCTCTCACTTCTATCCACACTATGAAGCTTTCTAAAAGTTTTACTTCTTTAATTTactattagttatttatttttctgcatttcgCAAAATATTTCAGCTCGATTCTTCCTTTCGCGAAAGAGAAAGCTAAGTACCACATTGAACTTGAAGCTGCGGTGGAGCTCGTGGAGAGAGCTTGTAGCCTTTGCATTGACGtaagttaaaattttgaagaaggTTAATCGTAGCAGATATCTTAAAATTATGATCAGATTTTAATTGATATCTTAAAGTGTTAGTATTATATCCATCATTTGAATACATTGGAGGAGCTATTAGTTTGAGAGCTAAATGACAGTTCAAATTTACGTCGGCCTAGTCAACGTTAAATGCAGCTCAGATTTTACAATGAACAATTTGACGTGTTAAAAAGAAAATAgtattcttaattttatttatattatctaTCTTTTTTAACACTGTTAATTTAAGTTGCCTTTGTGATcttgtttttaattttgtttacgtgttttaaatatattttacttcAGATTCAAACTGACATTTTATGGCtaaattgatgactagatctagattGATACAGTAACGGTAGTTTGAGTATATAATTAGAATTGGAATATGGAATCTGCGTGATATAATTAGCCTTTTTGAAAATCTCGACTCTTGTTCTTTAGCCATTGTTTGATTAAATTGCTCTGTTCTAATGCATTTTTCTcacttttgtaattttatttattaaaattgagTTTTTTACTTTTTGTGATTGTAGGTACAAAGGTCTCTGTTATCTGATGGACGGATACTGGAAAAGAATGACCAAACTCCAGTTACAGTGGCAGATTTTGGAGTCCAAGCTCTTGTTAGTTTAGGTGTTTCCTTAGTGCCGTTTtgattttgtttgcttaattGAACATATTGCATGTTACTTAGAAAAGAATTAAGAAAATGGAGTTTGAAATATGTTCaattaagcaaacaaaatcaaaacaattttattcttgtttttacagtttttacagtttttacaaaaTCAAAACAATTATGATGTTCAATTGTGACATTCTCCTTTAGAGTAGTTTTTACagttttattcttattttcatGTGAGAATATATGATTTATGATGACAATTGAAGAATCAGGGTTCTTGTTGTTTGATTAACAAGTAAGAAAGTTTAactaatgagataattgaaaatTTGCTTCTGTTGATTCTATGATAGAGTTGGGTAAATTGTTCCCTTCGATTCCATTGGTGGCGGAAGAGGACTCTGGTTTTTTACAGTCCCAAAATCTCGTGGATCTTGTAGTAAGTGCAGTATCTGATAAAACAAGCTTTCATGAGGAATCATTCTCACATGCTGATGTGCTGGAAGCAATCGATCGAGGGGAAAGGACTGAATTCGGAACAAAACCAGCCACGTATTGGGTAAAGCCCATACAATCTACTTAAGCTTGTCCATAAACTGCAGTTTTGACTATTGTtgattataaataaaagagtttccAGGTACTCAATATgtactttttgacatttttacgtcCACAAATCTGATGCAGATATTGGATCCAATTGATGGCACACGAGGGTTTGTAAACGGAAGCAAAGCCTTATATGTGGTATGTATGCCTTCGTTCAATTAATTCTTTTCATTTGAAACATTTTCTTCATGCCATGAAACATAATTTAAACTTAATCAAAAACTGTTGTATTGTTATTGACTTATTGGCCTgcattatttaacaaaatttactgaTATTGTACAGGATTCAAGATGATAAACAATATTCTATTCAGCATGAATGATGCATTACATTCAAATGAAACATATGATAATATGCATGCTTGAAAATTCTAAAAGATATAGTTATtgtcatattttacatttttggtttagtttctttttttatattaataaaactgACATTTACAAGTTTTAGGATTGTGGTTGGTGTAAACTTTGTTCTTTCTGTTGTTAAGTGAAGTTTTTATTTTAGTGATCTTTTGTTATTAGTTAAGCATAATCTTCCTTTGTCACCTTCATGGCTGAGGGCATATTCTGAATTTTCAGGTAGGTTTGTCTCTTGTAGTTGAAGGAGAGATCATGTTAGGTGTCATGGGCTGCCCTAACTGGGTTGTAGATACTTCCCACAGGTCCATTACGGGTTATAAAAACAGTTCACCTGGGTTGGGGATCATTATGGTTGCTCATGTTGACTGTGGAACTTGGACAAAGAGGTTAAGGCACATGCTTGATAGCTCGTTCAAACCTTCATCCGATTGGACCAGATGCTTTGTTGATGGTTGTTCTTTGGTACACAAAGCCAACTTCTGCATTCCAGATAGTCAAGCATGGGAGTCACTGCCACTGTCAGTTTTCTACGACGCAACAACCAATGACAATGATGATATCAGGGATAAGGAAATTCGTCTTTTACCCTTTTGTTGTGGAAGGTTTGTTGGCTTTCTATCACAATGTTTTTCTACTAGTGTGATTCTCGATGGAGCTTTCACCGAATTGCATGGTATCTAAAGCACAACTCTTTTTTCTGTTATATTAGTTCTTTTCTTGTGTGAGAGTTTTACAGTAATGTATCAATGACATGTTCATGACATACTTCTCTGTTTGTTTGCAGTTTATGCAAGTACTTAATGGTGGCTTCTGGTGGGGCATCTGTTTTCATTCTTGAAGTTAAACCTGAAAGAGTGACCAAGGTATAATCATTGTTAATAGTTTACTGAACACAAAAACTCTGTAGCAATATAATAACTTATATTCTCCTTTACAATTTAGGCTTGGGATCATGCTGCTGGTATGATATGTGTTCATGAAGCTGGAGGAAAGGTACATGTTACACCTCATTAGTAATAGAATATTGTCACAGATGGGATTTGTCTGGTAGTGGTCATTGTGGAAGACATTTTCCGTAGCTTCCTCATTGCTTGTTCCACGCCAAGCCAATAACACTAAGACGAAAAAACAAAAACTGATATCCGTAGGACATAGTAAATCTTACGTATAAAAGACATTGAGCTTGATATCCTTGTTTTGTTTACAGACCACTTATTTATTTGTCCTGTCATACAGGCCGCATCACTGTTCCAAAATTTTACTTCTAAATTCGATCAGATTGTTATATCATTAATTCATTTGCTAACGATAGTACAATAAATTGACATCGTTAATTCAGGTGACGGATTGGGAAGGAAGTGAACTTGATCTTGCAGCAGATCAAGTTAAACGGAGAATCATATACCCTGCTGGTGGAGTTCTTGTGACTAATGGCAAAATCCATCAGCAGATAGTGGAGATGATATCTTCCAGTTCAACAGTTGTGCGACATTGAGTTAAAATACGGTATGATTATTCATATTCTATTTTTCAATTCTTTGAATACCGTTCATGTTTCATTCAATCCTGTGGCATCCTGCAATGTGTAAAATGAGCACTTAGTTTATTCAtaggaataaattgaaaatttttcaattatTCCATTAACTACCATATAGTCAGAAGAAGGAACTTCTTCTAGGCATGTGTATTGTGTAATATGTAATTATTGGTAATGTAAAGTCATCTTTTATTGTAATGCTTTTAGTCTTTTAAGGAGTATTAATTGATATACTGGTGATGGAGCTTTTTAACTTCAAAAGTGAGGTTTAGGGCACATAACAGCTTTAATCTCGCTTGTGGAGTTAAAAGAAAACTCCATTTTCAAATGTCTTTTAATGGGTGAAAAAGAGATGTGAAATTGTGTCTAAAACACCTTTTGAGCGTCTCCACAGAATATTTGGCTTGTCAAATTTTATGAAGTAGCAttgatttatgttattttttttttctttaaagtaTTTGGACATGAGTATGAATGTGCGATGGTATGattattgatttaattttgagtttcatccTTTTATAGAAGTTaagtcttttattttaattttttaaaatttgattttcgtATTTTACGataattagaaaattagtttaattgttaGTAAATGCATGAACTTAATTactgatttttgttaatttgttatatagaaattgctaaaatgttgggtttttttttgttttttgttttgctATTTCCTTGCGTTGAAATTACTAAATTGTTTATTTTCAACGATTTAACAGCAAAGTTTTTTCAGTTTTCATGAAGTACgatgattaaattataataaattaattaaagtagaaagataattttttatgttttcataaaataaaaggaTTGATTTCATAATTAGAGGTACAAttattcaaatatatgaaaaaggaaTGTATTGTATCAAATGCTTATCCTTATTGGAAATTAAATGTAATATGGATAACATGGGTTTTGATTGGAACGGTATTTGCTTCAATTTTGTACTGAAACTCACTATGTGCCTATGATGGAATTGACATTAATTTACTAAATGTTTACCGTCATATTATATATACTAGATAATGTTAAtagtaacaaatatatttattaaacatttatatagaattcaaataatgttttaattgaaatggagttaaaaagtttaatatcatcattacttaaaatttattgatctataaaaatatatataaaaaaaatttttagaataatataaattattttgtaaaaggAAAAGAATTTTTGGTAATTTCTCAATTGAGATAAGACTTGGTTAAAGGGTGACATCAACTCAgtaatgtgttttattattgtaaaTATATATGCCATTGAAGTCTAATATTTTTAAGGTTCGTAGTTGCTTCTCAAAATAATGTCATCTCTAGGGTTCAAACATAAGTTCTTTACTCGGAAGTATAATGTGTCTTATCAATACACCGAACAATTATTGGTCCATATTAGGGGCAAAGCTAGAAATGTTTTTTagggggtcgaaattaaattataatttttacgatagtaaaagtGCAATTTCACTATTTgaatagcctatatttttataatttttaaaagattaaatcaaatttttatcatttttagggggccaaagtgtaattttatctttacttatttaaaattttaaaatttttaaaggatctaaatagaaaatttttcattttaaaggaGGCCAAGGCCCTGCCAGGCCCCCTAACTACGGCCCTGATGTATATTGTGTATATTATTACTTAAAGGTTATCGAAAATCCATTCATTTTAAACAATAACCAACAATATTATAAAGTATTAATTTTGTCGAAAATACACACCATAAGATTCAAATCTAAATCATCATAgccttaaatattttaattttaccgTTTCAAAGAAAaccctatttatttttttataaataaatttattacataataatttttacctacaatatattttaatattatatttttatgccACTGTAACTAAGCTTCCCCTTAATTGGCCGCCGATAATCATGCCGTGGCGTAGGGTTAATGGATTGTTCATAAATGAAGTGACTGCAAATAGCAGCCTATGAATTCATTTAAGAACGCCCGAGTTCTCATTTCCCAACCACATGCACGAGACCcaaataaatatacaaaaaaaaaaagactatcAAAGTGTATGTACAGCAAAAGATCTAAGCTAGTTATAAGTTCAAGTTACAAGAAGATTTTTATGTTGGAAGAGGGGGGGGTttgctttaatttttaaaagtcaaCCTTAtttacttcaatatatacatatatttatgtatatgctGTTTTCTAGACTTCACCCGTactaaaaacatgaaaaaaaaaaataagaCTTAGGCTTATCTATGCATGTGTCAAAATTGTATTTGATCATAGTCATGAAAATTCTACCTCTATATATAGATGTAATGTTTCATAATTATATTTCTCATTGGATATTTCAAACGAATCCACTCTCACCACGTCTTCATCTCGTGAATCTAAAGAAGGTAGCACCTCATTTGAATAAGGATGAAAATATAAATTCGAATGTAATGTGAAACACACTTATGAGAAGGGTTTTATTTTGACTCGATAGGATTAGGTCTAGTTTAggaatgtttttcaaaaatagtttttgaaagtaaaaaaaaagaaaacacacaCACATTTTTGGGGAGAAGTTAAATTTTCAGCTTTTGAACAAAAATACTTTTCGGCCAATTTTTGGTTTGGGAGTACTTTTTCTCTAAAAAAACAGTTTGTTGAAGAATATTTTTATCCCAAAAGTGCTTCTTAGAAGCAATACTAAACTCACACTTAATCTCAAATCTAATGCGATTTCAAATTAAATGGTTCAAGTGGTTAAATCAATTGTAGGATTGGTTTATTTGGTTATGTTTGTCAATTATCAATTATTGAATTTCAActtaatgtttaatattttaaatatatattttaaataagttggTTAACTGACCAATGTTAGGTTAATTTAGTAGCATATAAGTTGATGGGTTTGATTATTGTGTATTTAACATTAGATCAAGTTAATTAAATTGGAAGAAAAAAACCGATTAAACCAGTCGAATTCACTGTTTGCTCACCCTCCAAAAAAACGTTACAACATTATCAGATGATATATTAGCTTTAACTTTAAAATGTTGCAATTGAATTCTTGAAGtgttattttctatcaattaggTTTTTGTGTCAACCTAGCTATCAATTTTGACGTTAAATGTGAGCTCGAATATGACgtgaaacatatttaaaatacgttgattaaatatcaaacatatataattattgatGAACAACTTAAATTTAATGCATTAAAAACATCATATCTAAAATATTCatacaataattaaaatttaatttatcaatttgaacTTACATTTAACACCAAACTAATACGAGG
Coding sequences within it:
- the LOC107937746 gene encoding putative PAP-specific phosphatase, mitochondrial; its protein translation is MIPAMDLHLLRSPPGVRFFRRHPSPAPLRRRFFTVSSILPFAKEKAKYHIELEAAVELVERACSLCIDVQRSLLSDGRILEKNDQTPVTVADFGVQALVSLELGKLFPSIPLVAEEDSGFLQSQNLVDLVVSAVSDKTSFHEESFSHADVLEAIDRGERTEFGTKPATYWILDPIDGTRGFVNGSKALYVVGLSLVVEGEIMLGVMGCPNWVVDTSHRSITGYKNSSPGLGIIMVAHVDCGTWTKRLRHMLDSSFKPSSDWTRCFVDGCSLVHKANFCIPDSQAWESLPLSVFYDATTNDNDDIRDKEIRLLPFCCGSLCKYLMVASGGASVFILEVKPERVTKAWDHAAGMICVHEAGGKVTDWEGSELDLAADQVKRRIIYPAGGVLVTNGKIHQQIVEMISSSSTVVRH